Proteins encoded together in one Cicer arietinum cultivar CDC Frontier isolate Library 1 chromosome 4, Cicar.CDCFrontier_v2.0, whole genome shotgun sequence window:
- the LOC140920073 gene encoding LOW QUALITY PROTEIN: uncharacterized protein (The sequence of the model RefSeq protein was modified relative to this genomic sequence to represent the inferred CDS: inserted 1 base in 1 codon; substituted 1 base at 1 genomic stop codon): MEPVDESISQAQGVRQRGRVSVRALNRRRANVGGRGLNADVEVPRRRRGNPTMEEFAAGMQGLQQVVQQLVGVVVGQQQEGDQRHENINGQQEVRQVERQTTAATRGIEVTLPDFMKLKPPTFSGSSATEDPQQFIDSLERLWRAVELTSFQLVGVARDWFDIVSHGRQVGSPPLAWREFSQFFMARFLPESVKDGLAHEFERLEQTESMTVSEYSARFTQLSRHAPYPITEEMRVKRFIRGLKDYLFRYVVGSNFSTFAEVLSLALLIEQRQKEKGGNRQNSHKKQRIEGSYSNYSNCGGGSMFGYQGQQGLMSQRGGHSGQSFRTVQIRRSDSGAASQSIFPQRHSGVSATRCSTYGRFHFGNCSRDGNVKVCYQCGQIGHIMRDCPVDTTHSSPSYASAPTTLASSQTHSASVRQSGNSYVRGSGTFQQRGRGFGGKGQIPAGRDAHVLFDPGATHSFVSSWFATQLGKCSSSLEEPLVVATPVGGNLLAKSMYHSCDVIIDGKVLPVDLVVIDLIDFDAILGMDWLALHHATLDCHNKVVKFEIPGQSVFSFQRAHCWVPHNQISALRAGKLMRRGCQAYLALIRDTQVAEEELEKIPIACEFPDVFPEELLGLPPDREIEPWEIEFSIDLVPNTHPISIPPYRMAPVKLKELREQLQDLLDKGFIRPSSSPWGAPILFVKKKDGSMRLCGYHQLKIKRDDITKTTFRTRYGHYEFLVMSFGLTNALAAFMDLMNYVFKPFLDQFVIVTSLFIPRFWLDGVTFLGHVVSKNGISVENGISVDPSKVEAVQNWPRPTTVKEIQSFLGLAGYYRRFVKDFSKIASSLTRLTHKKVEFRWTDACEESFQKLKEEQLQDLLDKGFIRPSSSPWGAPVLFVKKKDGSMRLCVDYRQLNKVTVKNKYPLPRIDELFDQLQGAQCFSKIDLRVAFLGHVVSKNGISVDPSKVEAVQNWPRPTTVKEIQSFLGLAGYYRRFVKDFSKIASSLTRLTHKKVEFRWTDACEESFQKLKEYLTSSPILALPIGGESYAVYCDASRVGLGCVLMQQCKVIAYASRQLKRHEVNYPTHDFEMDAVIFALKILRHYLYGETCEIYTDHKSLKKANVVVDPLSRKSMGSLAHIAEVKRPIVKEFHEVVESGIQLEIGHSRLFLAHVQICSTIVDDIKEAQSQDPYLVNMVNNVQNGKISDFSDDSDGVLRLKARPCVPNVGGLRRKILEEAHHSSYTIHPGSNKMYQDLRELYWWEGMKRIEIPEWNWEGIAMDFVTGLPRTXRGYDSVWVIIDRLTKSAHFLPVKTTYTASQYAKLYLDKIVSLHGVPVSIISDRGDQFIAQFWKSFQTSLGTRLKLSTAFHPQTDGQSERTIQILEDMLRACVLDLGGSWDQHLPLMEFAYNNSYQSSIQMAPFDALYGRRCRSPIGWFKVGEAKLVGPELVQDAIEKVKLIRDRLVTAQXRQKSYSDKRRRPLEFLVGEHVFLRVSPMKGVLRFGKKGKLSPRFIGPFEVLERVGPVAYLLALPPDLSRVHLVFHISMLRNSVSATPYLMALVSRSEFYIRRIISPLPKLICLKLM, translated from the exons atggagccagTTGATGAATCAATTTCTCAAGCTCAAGGCGTTCGTCAACGAGGTCGTGTTTCAGTTCGTGCTCTAAACAGGCGTAGAGCTAATGTTGGCGGACGTGGTTTGAATGCCGATGTTGAGGTACCTAGGAGGAGGCGCGGAAATCCAACCATGGAAGAGTTTGCTGCTGGTATGCAGGGGTTACAACAGGTTGTGCAACAACTTGTTGGGGTTGTCGTCGGACAACAACAGGAGGGTGATCAAAGGCATGAAAATATCAATGGTCAACAAGAGGTTAGACAAGTTGAGCGTCAGACAACTGCTGCCACGAGGGGTATTGAGGTTACTTTACCAGACTTCATGAAGCTTAAACCCCCTACTTTTTCTGGGTCTAGTGCAACTGAGGATCCACAACAATTCATTGACAGTCTAGAGCGGCTTTGGAGAGCAGTAGAACTGACATCATTTCAACTAGTAGGCGTGGCACGTGATTGGTTTGATATAGTGTCACATGGTAGACAAGTGGGGTCACCTCCGTTAGCATGGAGGGAGTTTTCTCAGTTTTTCATGGCTCGTTTTCTTCCGGAGAGTGTTAAAGATGGATTAGCTCATGAGTTTGAGCGATTGGAGCAAACAGAGAGTATGACAGTTTCAGAGTATAGTGCTCGTTTTACACAGCTCTCTAGACATGCTCCCTATCCTATCACCGAGGAGATGCGTGTTAAGAGGTTCATTAGAGGATTGAaggattatttatttagatatgtGGTTGGGTCAAATTTTTCTACTTTTGCTGAGGTTTTGAGTTTGGCTCTTTTGATTGAGCAACGACAGAAGGAAAAAGGAGGCAATAGACAAAATTCACATAAGAAGCAAAGGATTGAAGGATCTTACAGTAACTATTCAAACTGCGGTGGTGGATCTATGTTTGGTTATCAGGGGCAACAAGGACTCATGTCTCAAAGGGGTGGCCATAGTGGGCAGTCTTTTAGGACAGTCCAGATTCGTAGATCAGATTCTGGAGCAGCATCACAATCCATTTTCCCTCAGAGACATTCTGGTGTTTCAGCTACACGATGTTCTACTTATGGTAGGTTTCACTTCGGGAATTGTTCTAGAGATGGTAATGTTAAGGTGTGCTACCAATGTGGCCAAATAGGTCACATCATGAGGGATTGTCCTGTAGATACGACACATTCATCCCCTAGTTATGCATCAGCACCAACAACTTTGGCATCTTCTCAGACTCATTCTGCATCTGTGCGTCAgagtggaaattcttatgtcAGAGGTTCAGGAACATTTCAGCAGCGAGGTAGAGGATTTGGTGGTAAAGGTCAGATACCAGCAGGAAGAG ATGCTCATGTTTTGTTTGATCCTGGAGCTACACATTCTTTTGTATCCTCGTGGTTTGCTACTCAACTTggtaaatgttcatcttctttagAAGAGCCTTTAGTTGTAGCTACACCTGTTGGTGGAAATTTGCTTGCTAAGTCGATGTATCATTCTTGTGATGTAATTATTGATGGCAAGGTGTTGCCGGTAGATTTAGTAGTTATTGACTTGATAGATTTTGATGCGATTTTGGGTATGGATTGGTTGGCTTTGCATCATGCCACTTTGGATTGTCATAACAAAGTGGTGAAATTTGAGATACCAGGACAATCAGTCTTCTCATTTCAAAGAGCACATTGTTGGGTACCACATAACCAAATCTCAGCATTGAGAGCTGGCAAGTTAATGAGAAGAGGTTGTCAAGCGTACTTAGCCTTGATAAGGGATACACAAGTTGCTGAAGAGGAATTGGAGAAAATTCCAATAGCATGTGAATTTCCAGATGTTTTTCCTGAAGAACTTCTTGGGTTGCCACCTGATAGGGAGATCGAGCCTTG GGAGATCGAGTTCTCTATAGACTTAGTTCCTAACACTCATCCTATATCTATACCTCCTTATCGTATGGCACCCGTAAAACTTAAAGAGTTAAGGGAACAACTTCAAGATCTTCTTGATAAGGGTTTTATTCGTCCAAGTTCTTCTCCTTGGGGAGCACCCATCttatttgtaaagaagaaagatggaTCCATGCGGCTATGT GGGTATCACCAGTTGAAGATTAAGAGGGATGACATAACGAAGACAACTTTTCGCAcgcgttatggacattatgaattcCTGGTTATGTCTTTTGGGCTTACTAATGCCCTAGCAGCTTTCATGGATTTGATGAATTAcgtttttaaaccattcttggATCAATTTGTGATTGTTACATCCTTGTTTATTCCAAGA TTTTGGCTGGATGGTGTGACATTTTTAGGACATGTTGTGTCTAAGAATGGAATAAGTGTAGAGAATGGAATAAGCGTAGATCCAAGTAAGGTGGAAGCAGTCCAGAATTGGCCCAGACCTACCACAGTGAAAGAGATTCAGAGTTTTCTTGGCTTAGCTGGCTATTATCGACGTTTTGTGAAGGATTTCTCAAAGATTGCATCTTCGTTGACTAGGTTGACCCATAAGAAAGTTGAGTTTCGATGGACTGATGCATGTGAGGAAAGctttcaaaaattgaagga GGAACAACTTCAAGATCTTCTTGATAAGGGTTTTATTCGTCCAAGTTCTTCTCCTTGGGGAGCACCCGTCTTATTTgtgaagaagaaagatggatCCATGCGGCTATGTGTAGACTACCGACAGTTGAATAAAGTAACTGTGAAGAATAAATATCCGTTACCCCGCATTGATGAGTTGTTTGACCAACTTCAAGGAGCTCAATGTTTTTCTAAGATTGATTTGCG TGTGGCATTTTTAGGACATGTTGTGTCTAAGAATGGAATAAGCGTAGATCCAAGTAAGGTGGAAGCAGTCCAGAATTGGCCCAGACCTACCACAGTGAAGGAGATTCAGAGTTTTCTTGGCTTAGCTGGCTATTATCGACGTTTTGTGAAGGATTTCTCAAAGATTGCATCTTCGTTGACTAGGTTGACCCATAAGAAAGTTGAGTTTCGATGGACTGATGCATGTGAGGAAAGctttcaaaaattgaaggaGTACTTGACGTCATCACCTATTTTGGCATTACCTATAGGTGGTGAAAGTTAtgcagtttattgtgatgcttctagAGTTGGTCTCGGTTGTGTACTTATGCAACAATGTAAGGTTATTGCCTATGCATCTAGACAGCTCAAGAGGCATGAGGTGAACTATCCCAcacatgattttgaaatggaTGCAGTTATCTTTGCTCTTAAGATTTTGAGGCACTATCTATATGGTGAAACTTGTGAGATTTATACCGATCATAAAAGTCTTAA GAAGGCAAATGTTGTTGTAGATCCCTTGAGTAGGAAATCCATGGGCAGTCTTGCTCATATAGCAGAAGTAAAGAGGCCAATAGTTAAAGAATTTCATGAAGTTGTTGAAAGTGGAATTCAATTGGAAATTGGTCATTCCAGGTTATTTTTAGCCCACGTACAAATTTGTTCAACCATAGTTGATGATATCAAGGAAGCTCAAAGTCAAGACCCATACTTGGTGAATATGGTAAATAATGTTCAAAATGGTAAAATTTCTGACTTTTCAGATGATTCTGATGGTGTGCTGAGATTGAAGGCTCGACCATGTGTCCCAAATGTTGGCGGCTTAAGGAGAAAAATTTTAGAGGAGGctcatcattcttcttatactATTCACCCAGGTTCTAACaagatgtatcaagacttgAGAGAATTGTATTGGTGGGAAGGGATGAAGAGAATTGAAATACCTGAATGGAATTGGGAAGGCATCGCTATGGATTTTGTCACAGGATTACCACGAACCTAAAGGGGTTATGACTCGGTGTGGGTGATTATAGATCGGTTGACCAAATCTGCACACTTTTTGCCTGTGAAGACTACTTATACTGCATCTCAATATGCTAaactttatttagataaaattgtCTCTTTGCATGGTGTACCAGTGTCTATTATTTCTGATCGTGGGGATCAATTTATTGCCCAATTTTGGAAGTCGTTCCAGACTTCATTAGGAACTCGTTTGAAGCTTAGCACCGCTTTTCATCCTCAAACAGATGGTCAATCTGAACGGACTATACAAATATTGGAAGATATGCTTCGTGCTTGTGTTCTGGATCTTGGGGGTAGTTGGGATCAACATTTGCCCTTGATGGAATTTGcatacaataatagttatcaATCTAGTATTCAAATGGCTCCGTTCGATGCTTTGTACGGAAGACGTTGTAGGTCTCCGATAGGGTGGTTTAAAGTTGGTGAAGCTAAATTAGTCGGTCCAGAATTGGTTCAAGATGccattgaaaaagttaaattgatTCGAGATCGCTTAGTGACAGCTC GTAGGCAAAAATCTTATTCTGATAAGAGACGTCGTCCCTTAGAGTTTTTAGTGGGAGAACATGTATTCTTACGAGTTTCACCAATGAAAGGAGTGTTGCGGTTTGGTAAAAAGGGGAAACTAAGCCCAAGGTTCATTGGACCATTTGAAGTTTTAGAGAGAGTCGGACCAGTAGCGTATCTCTTGGCACTTCCACCGGATCTCTCGAGAGTTCATCTAGTTTTTCATATTTCGATGCTTCGGAA CTCCGTATCTGCTACTCCATACCTTATGGCCTTAGTTTCTAGGTCTGAATTCTATATCAGAAGAATCATTTCACCTCTTCCAAAACTGATATGCTTAAAGCTCATGTAG